Part of the Gammaproteobacteria bacterium genome is shown below.
TAGATCACTATTTAATCACCCTTAAATCTCATGTTCGAGGCCGTGGGGGACGGTCATTTAAGCAGTTGCTCCAGCTCAAGCAAACTTATCCCACGGAAGCGTTTATGGCGGCGGTTGCCCAAGCAAGTCGTTATGGATTGTATGATATGAAGCGCCTGGAAACAATGATTCTAAAACAAATCCGCAGCGATATTTTTACCCTTTAATCGGAGGAAATCCCATGCAAGAACATCTTCATACTCTCATTGATCTATTACGACTGAAAGGAATGGCTGCCTGCTTGGATCAGGTGCTCTCCGAGGCCCAGCACAATGGAACTGCCCTTCAAGAGGTTCTCACCACCTTATTAGAGAATGAATACCAAGATAGGATGGGACGTGCTTTGAAGAGTCGGATCAAAAATGCCAAGATGCCATGGGATTGGAGCATTGATACATTCCCCTTTAAACAGCAGCCTGATATCAACAAGTCACAAATCATGTCACTGACTAAGCTGGATTTTATCAAGCGATTTGAAAACGTCACGTTGATTGGTAACCCTGGTACTGGAAAAACCGGGATTGCCATTAGCTTATTGCGCTCAGCACTGATCAATGGTTATCGTGGCCGCTTCTATAGCGCACAGGATTTGCTCAACGAGCTATATGCCTCGCTAGCCGACAGGACAACATCAAGCCTCCTCAACACAATAGTGTCATATGATATCATCGTTATCGACGAACTGGGCTATTTAACGCTTACAACAGAACAGATTAATATCTTTTTTAAGCTAATCGATATGCGTTATCACAAAAAATCAACCATCATTACCACCAACTTGGATTATCCACAGTGGTACGAAGTCTTTCAAAATAAGGCGTTGGTTGATGCGATGCTTGATCGCTTCAAGCATTACTGCACCACCATCTATATCAAGGGCACGAGTCTAAGAGTGCCTACACAAACAGAAAAAACAAGATCGACAAAACAACAGACCAAGCCGGTTAAAACTCAAGTAACCCAAGAATCAGGAGAAATATTATGATTGATAACCTGCGAGATCTCTTTGCAGAAAATATCTCAGATGAGACGGCCTATCATCTTGGAAATTTCTTGTACGAATTAGCGTTGGCTTTTGAATCGGCCCACCTTGGGCAAATCAAGCGATACAACAAGTCCAGAATAGAGCTGCATAACGAATTGATAACCCAAAATAGCCATCAAAGTATAAATGGAGAA
Proteins encoded:
- the istB gene encoding IS21-like element helper ATPase IstB, translating into MQEHLHTLIDLLRLKGMAACLDQVLSEAQHNGTALQEVLTTLLENEYQDRMGRALKSRIKNAKMPWDWSIDTFPFKQQPDINKSQIMSLTKLDFIKRFENVTLIGNPGTGKTGIAISLLRSALINGYRGRFYSAQDLLNELYASLADRTTSSLLNTIVSYDIIVIDELGYLTLTTEQINIFFKLIDMRYHKKSTIITTNLDYPQWYEVFQNKALVDAMLDRFKHYCTTIYIKGTSLRVPTQTEKTRSTKQQTKPVKTQVTQESGEIL